A single genomic interval of Xyrauchen texanus isolate HMW12.3.18 chromosome 8, RBS_HiC_50CHRs, whole genome shotgun sequence harbors:
- the LOC127648438 gene encoding ADP-ribosylation factor-like protein 6-interacting protein 1 — translation MSEGDNTSANLLAQETSQLEEQLQGWGEIILAGDHFLRWERPWYPGALVGVSTVLFTLIYYLDPSVLTSLSCTVMILCLADYLVPTLAPRVFGSNKWTTEQQQRFHEICGNLVKTQHRVLSWWKRLFALKEEKPKMYFLSVISSLVAVAWIGQQVHNLFLTYLIVSFLLLLPGLNQHGIITKYAGMAKREINKLLKQKEKKND, via the exons ATGTCTGAAGGCGATAACACCAGTGCAAATTTGTTG GCTCAAGAAACGAGTCAGCTGGAAGAACAATTGCAAGGATGGGGAGAGATTATTCTGGCTGGAGATCATTTTCTTCGGTGGGAGAGGCCATGGTACCCTGGAGCATTAGTGGGCGTCTCCACAGTCCTCTTCAC GCTGATCTACTATTTGGACCCCTCTGTGCTTACCAGTCTGTCCTGCACTGTAATGATTCTGTGTCTGGCTGATTACCTGGTACCCACTCTTGCCCCCCGTGTCTTTGGTTCCAACAAATG GACCACAGAACAGCAGCAACGTTTCCATGAGATCTGTGGGAACCTTGTGAAGACCCAGCACCGGGTGCTCAGCTGGTGGAAACGTCTGTTTGCCCTGAAGGAAGAAAAGCCTAAAATG TATTTCCTCTCTGTGATCAGCAGTCTTGTGGCTGTGGCCTGGATTGGACAACAAGTGCATAACCTCTTCCTCACTTACTTGATCG TGAGCTTCCTTCTGCTTCTCCCTGGACTCAACCAGCATGGTATCATCACCAAATATGCTGGCATGGCAAAGAGGGAGATCAACAAGCTACTCAAACAGAAGGAGAAGAAGAATGATTAa